A part of Limihaloglobus sulfuriphilus genomic DNA contains:
- a CDS encoding PEP-CTERM sorting domain-containing protein, which translates to MRNAQLLLMILLACIMVDANAALEWIGGPDFDCSDAITADNVYALEQYYRPVRTINGQGLDSTGMLHELSSQYNSALVDTTEIAGSTDPAVTLNPAGIEGPAWFSWTFDQAYDIQEMWVWNYNLYGTNGSYLLRGLKDVSIHYNDGTSWQYFGDYTLAKGLGVADMPHGDEIPLNITATGILMTPKTVEGNYGSTFYGLSEVRFIVPEPATMVLFGIGAILARKRFI; encoded by the coding sequence ATGAGAAACGCACAATTATTATTAATGATTCTATTGGCATGTATTATGGTTGACGCAAACGCAGCATTAGAATGGATCGGCGGGCCCGATTTTGACTGCAGTGATGCCATCACGGCTGACAACGTGTATGCACTTGAGCAGTACTACCGTCCGGTCAGAACAATTAATGGTCAGGGGCTTGACTCGACCGGTATGCTTCATGAATTGTCGAGCCAATACAATTCGGCGTTGGTTGACACCACAGAAATTGCCGGCTCAACAGACCCAGCGGTTACTTTAAATCCTGCGGGAATTGAAGGACCGGCATGGTTCAGCTGGACATTCGATCAGGCCTATGACATACAGGAGATGTGGGTATGGAACTATAATCTATACGGTACAAACGGCAGCTATCTGCTCAGAGGGCTTAAGGACGTATCCATACATTATAACGACGGCACATCCTGGCAGTATTTTGGTGATTATACATTAGCTAAAGGGCTTGGAGTAGCTGATATGCCTCACGGAGACGAAATACCATTGAATATTACTGCCACTGGGATATTGATGACCCCCAAAACAGTAGAAGGCAACTACGGCAGTACATTCTATGGTCTCAGTGAGGTTCGTTTTATCGTTCCCGAGCCGGCAACTATGGTTCTTTTTGGTATTGGTGCCATTCTTGCAAGAAAACGATTTATATAA
- the argJ gene encoding bifunctional glutamate N-acetyltransferase/amino-acid acetyltransferase ArgJ — MINNTITSPKGFLASGISCGIKTSGKKDIALLCCPAGAVAAGVFTTNKIVSAAVEAAKAHLKSRIIEAVIVNSGNANTCTGKKGLEDASKMCQAVADFIDCRPEQVLVASTGIIGRKLPMDKILPGISAAAQELSNDPVGGFDFASAIMTTDTVEKQAVKRFKLGNKTVTISGTVKGAGMIAPNMATTICVLTTDANISKPMLKKALKESIGNSLNKLTVDGHQSTNDTAFLLSSCMAGNTPIKSAGRDYEKFSRGLFEICYDLAEQMALDAEGATRVFKVLITGAANQAQAQKAARAVADYDLVKCAIHGGDPNWGRIICAVGSCGVKINPEKLTCKLDNITVFRNGAPCKFDTKKASAVISKPFHTITVGLGVGKAEDFCLGCDLSKEYVTINADYHT; from the coding sequence ATGATAAACAATACAATAACCTCGCCAAAGGGTTTTCTGGCATCGGGCATTTCATGCGGAATTAAGACAAGCGGCAAAAAAGACATTGCCCTGCTCTGCTGCCCTGCCGGAGCCGTCGCCGCGGGCGTCTTTACCACAAACAAAATCGTCTCGGCCGCTGTGGAGGCAGCTAAAGCACATCTAAAAAGCAGAATTATCGAGGCTGTCATTGTAAACTCCGGTAACGCAAACACCTGTACAGGGAAAAAGGGCCTTGAAGATGCCTCAAAAATGTGTCAAGCCGTTGCAGACTTCATCGACTGCCGACCTGAACAGGTGCTTGTGGCGTCAACGGGGATAATCGGCCGCAAACTGCCCATGGACAAGATTCTGCCCGGAATCTCAGCCGCAGCCCAAGAGCTCTCCAACGATCCTGTGGGGGGTTTTGATTTCGCCTCGGCTATTATGACCACCGATACCGTCGAAAAACAGGCGGTAAAACGCTTCAAGCTCGGAAACAAAACGGTAACCATATCAGGAACTGTCAAGGGTGCCGGCATGATCGCGCCGAATATGGCAACCACCATCTGCGTCTTAACTACCGATGCGAACATAAGCAAACCCATGCTGAAAAAGGCTTTAAAAGAATCTATAGGCAACTCGCTAAACAAACTGACGGTTGACGGCCACCAGAGCACAAACGACACCGCGTTTCTGCTCTCATCCTGTATGGCGGGCAATACTCCTATAAAATCCGCCGGCAGGGATTATGAGAAATTCAGCCGCGGACTTTTTGAGATTTGCTACGACCTTGCCGAACAGATGGCACTTGATGCCGAGGGCGCAACACGCGTTTTCAAGGTGTTGATAACCGGTGCCGCCAACCAGGCCCAGGCACAAAAGGCTGCCCGTGCAGTAGCCGACTACGACCTGGTAAAATGCGCAATCCACGGCGGCGATCCAAACTGGGGAAGGATTATATGCGCGGTAGGTTCATGCGGCGTGAAAATCAATCCGGAAAAACTTACCTGCAAACTCGACAATATTACAGTGTTTAGAAACGGAGCCCCGTGTAAATTTGACACAAAAAAGGCCTCTGCCGTTATAAGCAAACCGTTTCACACGATAACTGTCGGGCTGGGCGTGGGAAAAGCAGAAGATTTCTGCCTAGGCTGTGATCTGAGTAAGGAATATGTTACTATAAACGCTGATTATCATACATAA
- a CDS encoding type II secretion system protein encodes MTKKGFTLIELLVVISIIALLMAILMPALTKVREQARTVVCASKLRQIHIGSVAYSNDNDYAFPDRGKLDALYPHSLWDGVEEHTNLNEIFVRAYLGDSRDDIMFCPGELRRWKDPADVSTSYNTLLCTYQYFNTPQKDYARYRWHGYGVEGYEMPNISKSTSGTDPRTALWGCLTYGSVGKRDLMYGHDQYPGPVEGMNVVSISGVTEWVEYENFEAYWYSGGLDFYWPNPERKETNGSQRGKQPRPPRPPRG; translated from the coding sequence ATGACAAAAAAAGGATTTACATTAATTGAACTTCTGGTGGTAATTTCGATTATCGCTCTGCTTATGGCGATCTTGATGCCGGCTTTGACAAAGGTGCGTGAACAGGCACGAACTGTTGTCTGCGCATCCAAACTGCGTCAGATTCATATCGGCTCGGTCGCCTATTCTAACGACAATGACTACGCTTTCCCTGATCGGGGGAAGCTCGACGCTCTTTACCCGCACTCGCTCTGGGACGGTGTGGAAGAGCACACAAATCTCAATGAGATTTTTGTCCGCGCATACTTAGGCGACAGCAGAGATGATATCATGTTTTGCCCCGGTGAGTTAAGACGCTGGAAAGACCCCGCGGACGTGAGTACTTCATACAATACTCTGCTCTGTACGTACCAGTATTTTAATACCCCTCAAAAAGACTATGCAAGGTACCGCTGGCACGGCTATGGAGTTGAAGGCTATGAAATGCCCAATATCAGCAAAAGCACAAGCGGTACAGACCCCCGAACCGCTTTGTGGGGTTGCCTAACATATGGGTCGGTTGGCAAGAGAGACTTAATGTACGGCCATGACCAGTACCCGGGTCCTGTTGAGGGCATGAATGTTGTCAGCATATCAGGGGTAACTGAATGGGTAGAATACGAAAACTTTGAGGCGTACTGGTACAGCGGCGGTTTGGACTTCTACTGGCCCAATCCCGAACGGAAAGAAACAAACGGCAGCCAGAGAGGGAAACAACCTCGTCCTCCGCGGCCGCCGAGAGGTTAA
- a CDS encoding discoidin domain-containing protein produces MQAFKMVVTVLMLLLSGYALADWTTAEFIGGSLPDDLDATDAITATGSPSNVSTYRPWRTVDGSGMVDDLAHDQADALNSSLLSGDGNAQNNPAGVAGPAWLQYEFDKIYALDDIVIWNLQAAGGYWTRATKEIYVHYSVDGVNWHYWDNVVLGLPEPYPAWNEPLDVIDADGVQAKYVLITADSQNGSYGSDYCGLSEIRFTILPAATNPEPAVEAVNVAQAAQLSWRPYAGTINERIYLGTDAAAVEAAEGTAAPEYVDTVASSEPDRTQIDLSAYITLDKNAVYYWRVDELDSSDNVIQKGAVWSFTVEGAAYNPTPADAGLISAEDVVLSWSAAAGAVSHTVYLGTSEEPEFFADAGAAATIEAGNLLPDTTYYWRVDTTHDGSVVYEGPVWSFETDYFGVVENYEDGDISNWSASNLTTYLSGGISFIGGPDFDTSDAITASNYNTNVSSYLPDKTVNGLGLDATGLLHATATSSNSALVRPGDSDPLENGNPAGATGPVWFMYEFDQAYAITDFWIWNYNGPYSSRSLRNVSIHYTADGSNWILLGDFELPRAPSSNNTPHDIEIPMNVTAQAVIITASDTDGNYGDSSFYGLSEVRFIQGGIQAYEGDYAMVIDYDNSVSPNYGQAELVFDEAQDFSRYSYLWFVYYGNVTNDAEPVTFELVNDTGSAVESLTLAPEAVQSLGWGNIVRMSLDNTDGESIRKFVVKIGDGTGVGAGTIALDDISLIKGRYCDAANSFMADLDNNCTVDFNDYIAFSEYWLKDHFAVPADGVLLEGFDSYADADSISYRVGPVSFYVDLDETEYKQGSKSIKLDYNQDWSENYAQLAWNLGLSYDLSQMETLKFWFKADSANQTGTENLRMQLLSDSSQLGFVDLVDYGVNVQTDTWTEVSIPLSDFAEVSSLTGVSALGFSIADYTINSTGTFYVDGITVYGPSETGIDVLTETFSSDLAGGDDTVNPLDLAVMAEQWLSCDALPLSECW; encoded by the coding sequence ATGCAGGCATTTAAAATGGTAGTTACAGTTTTAATGTTGTTGCTTTCGGGTTATGCCCTTGCGGACTGGACGACGGCCGAGTTTATCGGCGGCAGTCTACCGGATGACCTTGACGCGACAGACGCAATAACAGCAACGGGAAGCCCCAGCAACGTGAGCACTTACCGCCCCTGGCGAACCGTTGACGGCAGCGGTATGGTCGATGACCTTGCGCATGACCAGGCCGATGCTCTTAACAGCTCGCTTCTGAGCGGCGACGGAAACGCACAGAACAACCCCGCCGGTGTGGCAGGTCCTGCATGGCTTCAATATGAATTTGATAAAATTTACGCCTTAGATGATATTGTAATATGGAATCTTCAGGCCGCAGGAGGATACTGGACACGTGCTACAAAGGAAATTTACGTTCATTATTCCGTTGACGGCGTTAACTGGCATTACTGGGACAATGTTGTTCTTGGATTGCCCGAGCCTTATCCTGCATGGAACGAACCTCTTGATGTGATTGATGCCGACGGTGTCCAGGCAAAATACGTATTGATTACTGCTGATTCGCAAAACGGAAGCTACGGAAGTGATTATTGCGGTCTTAGTGAAATAAGGTTTACAATACTGCCCGCTGCTACTAATCCAGAACCGGCCGTCGAGGCGGTCAACGTCGCTCAAGCTGCGCAACTAAGCTGGCGGCCATATGCCGGAACGATAAATGAGCGGATTTATCTTGGAACAGATGCCGCGGCTGTCGAAGCTGCAGAGGGAACAGCGGCTCCGGAGTATGTTGATACTGTCGCAAGCAGTGAGCCTGACAGGACACAAATAGACTTATCTGCATACATAACTCTAGATAAAAACGCAGTTTACTACTGGCGGGTTGATGAGCTTGATTCGTCGGACAATGTTATACAAAAGGGGGCTGTCTGGAGCTTTACCGTTGAAGGCGCCGCATACAATCCGACTCCTGCAGATGCCGGTTTGATAAGCGCTGAGGATGTTGTCCTTAGCTGGTCAGCGGCCGCGGGGGCTGTTTCTCATACGGTTTATCTGGGCACGAGCGAAGAGCCAGAGTTTTTCGCCGATGCCGGCGCAGCCGCGACTATCGAGGCAGGAAATCTGCTTCCCGACACGACATACTATTGGCGGGTTGACACAACACATGATGGAAGTGTAGTTTACGAAGGTCCTGTTTGGAGCTTTGAAACTGACTATTTCGGTGTTGTAGAAAATTACGAGGACGGAGATATTTCAAACTGGTCAGCTTCTAATCTCACCACATATCTTAGCGGCGGGATTTCATTTATCGGCGGCCCCGATTTTGATACTTCTGATGCGATTACCGCCTCTAATTATAACACAAACGTTTCGAGCTATCTGCCTGATAAGACTGTAAACGGTTTAGGCCTTGATGCGACCGGACTGCTCCATGCAACAGCAACGTCTTCCAATTCGGCACTGGTCAGACCCGGCGATTCTGACCCGCTTGAGAACGGCAATCCCGCCGGAGCAACCGGGCCTGTCTGGTTCATGTATGAATTTGACCAGGCCTATGCTATTACAGATTTCTGGATTTGGAATTATAACGGACCCTATAGTTCGAGGTCATTGCGGAATGTTTCTATACATTATACCGCCGACGGCAGCAACTGGATTCTGCTGGGTGATTTTGAACTGCCGCGGGCTCCTTCTTCGAATAATACCCCTCATGACATTGAAATACCAATGAATGTTACCGCCCAGGCTGTAATTATAACAGCATCAGATACAGACGGTAACTATGGTGACTCGAGTTTTTATGGCCTTTCTGAGGTGCGGTTTATACAAGGAGGTATCCAGGCGTATGAAGGTGACTATGCGATGGTTATCGATTATGATAATTCGGTTTCGCCAAATTACGGCCAGGCGGAATTGGTCTTTGACGAAGCTCAAGATTTTTCCAGGTACAGTTATCTCTGGTTTGTTTACTACGGCAACGTAACCAATGATGCTGAGCCGGTAACTTTTGAGCTGGTTAATGATACCGGTTCAGCAGTGGAATCGCTCACTCTTGCTCCGGAGGCTGTACAATCTCTCGGCTGGGGCAATATTGTCCGTATGAGCCTTGATAATACCGACGGCGAGAGCATCCGGAAGTTTGTTGTTAAGATTGGCGACGGTACAGGCGTTGGCGCTGGTACAATTGCCCTTGACGATATTTCGTTGATTAAAGGCAGGTATTGCGACGCGGCAAATTCATTTATGGCCGATCTTGACAATAACTGTACAGTGGACTTTAACGATTATATTGCGTTCTCAGAATACTGGCTGAAGGATCACTTTGCTGTTCCGGCTGACGGCGTCCTGCTTGAAGGTTTTGACTCCTATGCAGACGCGGATAGTATAAGTTACAGGGTAGGGCCTGTCAGCTTTTACGTGGATTTAGACGAAACTGAATACAAGCAGGGCAGCAAGTCCATTAAACTCGATTACAATCAGGACTGGTCGGAAAATTATGCACAGTTAGCCTGGAATCTCGGTCTTTCATACGATCTGAGCCAGATGGAAACGCTTAAATTCTGGTTCAAGGCTGATTCAGCGAACCAGACCGGAACTGAGAATCTCAGAATGCAGCTGCTCAGCGATTCAAGTCAGCTTGGATTTGTTGATCTTGTTGATTACGGCGTGAACGTTCAGACAGATACCTGGACAGAGGTTTCGATACCACTGTCAGATTTCGCCGAAGTTTCGAGTTTGACCGGAGTTAGTGCGTTGGGATTCAGTATTGCAGATTATACCATAAACTCAACAGGGACTTTTTATGTGGACGGTATTACCGTTTACGGGCCGTCTGAAACCGGAATTGATGTGCTTACGGAAACATTCAGCTCTGACCTGGCCGGTGGCGATGATACAGTTAACCCGCTTGATTTGGCAGTTATGGCGGAGCAGTGGCTCAGTTGTGACGCACTGCCTCTGTCTGAGTGCTGGTAA